TCTGTATCTTATTAATTTTTTCTGGATGTGTTACAAAACAGCCGATATTACTTTATAATCATGATATCGGCCAACTCGCCCAAGCAGTTCGTCCGCAACACATTACCACGGAATATTTTAAGACACACTTTTATAAGCCTTGGCATGTTCAAGCAATAGCGCAACCCAGACAAAAGGCAGCTTGGGCCAATGAACATTTTAATCAAAAAGAGAAGTATTATGGAGAGAATCTTCGTCCCCTAAGCACAAAAGAGATCCACACCATCATCAACACGACACATTTTGATGCTTATAATCAAGAAGGGCAAAGTGCCATCACCATCAAAAATGAACAGATGCGAGAACTTCCAACTCACAAACCGTTTTTTACCTCACCTAAAAAAGCAGGGGAAGGATATCCTTTTGATTATTTGCAAAATTCTAGGATTCATATCAACACCCCACTTTTCATCTCGCACTATTCTACTGATGGAGCGTGGGCCTTTGTCAAAAGTCCTTTTTCTTTAGGGTGGATTCCTACCTCAAGCATCGTCTTACTGAATGCAAAGCAACAAAAAGACTTTGAACATGCTCCTAAAATCATCATTACCAAAGACAATACCCCACTTTATACCAAAAATCAAAGATATGTCAGAAGCGTTAAACTCGGAGCTATTTTTCCTTATCAGGGAGAGGATACTCTTTTTTATTACTCTTATGTTTTTATCAATACATGGCAAGATTACGGCAAAAAAATCGCGGTGCGTATTCTCAAAGATGATGCTAATTTTTTTCCGATTCCATTTAATCATGAGACTGCTTTACAAATCGCTCAATCGCTCATTGGTGAAAAATACGGCTGGGGTGGTTATCTTGGAAATCGCGATTGTTCGGCCATGACAAAAGATTTCTTTGCCCCTTTTGGTATCTGGCTACCTCGAAATTCAGCAGCCCAAAAACATGCCGGGAAGTATCTTTCATTAGAAGGGTTATCTCCTAAAGAAAAAGAGGAGCGTATCATTAAAGAAGGGATTCCATTTCAAAGTCTTATCTATCTTAGAGGGCATATCATGTTGTATGTAGGTACCATCAACCATGTCGCTATGGTCTTGCACAATATTTGGGGATTAAAAACCAATATCAATGGCAAAGAGGGGCGAGATATTATCGGTAAAACCGTCATATCGAGCCTCTACCTTGGCAAAAATCATGACAATATCAATCAGAAAACTTTATTGATTGAGCGCGTTGAGGGCATGGTCATACACCCTTTTATCCAACCTTAAATCAATGCTTTGGAATGTTTTTGCAACCAATTTAATGAGATAAAAAAGACTAAAGAGATACCAATGAGTACCATGGAGAGTATCAAGGCTAAATGATACTCTCCATCAAATACCGCATTATAAATTGCCAAAGAAATGGTATCTGTTTTCCCAATAATATTACCACCCAACATTAAAGTAATCCCCACTTCACCTAATGCTCTTGCACATGCAATCAGCAGTGCGGCGAAGAAACTTTTCTTGATAGTGGGGAGGATGATTAAAATCAAGGTCAGCAGAGCACTTTTACCACAAATATAAGCAGCCTCCTTAATCTCTTTTGGAAATTGTTCTATGGCACTTTGCAATGGCTTTACCATCAATGGCAAACCTGAGACAAAACCCGCTACGACCAAAGCAGGGAAACTGAAGATAAAATGAATATCAAAAGAAGCTAGCACGTGCCCCAACCAGCCCTCTCGTCCTAAAAGCAACAACAATAAAAACCCTATCGCAATAGGAGGAAAAATCAACGGCAGTGTCACTATCATATCCAACAACCATCGAAATTTTAAATTTCTATTTGAGAGTATATAGGCAAGAGGGACACCAATACAGACAAATAATATGGCACTAACTCCCACCGTTTTGGCACTTAAGAATAAAGGATGCCACACTTGCGACGAAAGAATCATCAAAGACCGTATTTTCTAAAAACTGCTTTGGATTCAGGTGTTTGCAAATAGCTCAGAAAATCACGGCACGCTTTAGATTTGCGCCCTTTTAAAACACCCGCTACAATCTCTATCTTTGTATAATCTTTCTGATTGACGATAATGTACCCACCTATTTTATGCTGAAATGCTAGCGCTGCTGTGAGATTGACAATCCCAACATCCACTTCACTTCTTGCGACATAACTCATCACTTGTGGTACGGTAGCGACAACAAAAAGCTTCTCTTTTATAGATTTATATTGTTGCGTGTGGTCTAAAAACTCTTGCCCTGCAATACCATAAATCGCTTTTTTCGGTTGTGGCATGGCAATTTTTTTGATATGTGAGTTGGCCAAATGATAGGGGTTTTTAAGTGTGACTTGTTTGGAGTACGCTAAGACCACTTTCCCTACTCCCACCAAAAGATACTCTTGAAATTTGAGCCGACTCTTTTTTTCTAAAAATTTTTTATCACCAATCAAGAGTGCAATATCACTTTCTCTAGCCTGATTGGAAATCTGTCCCATATTACCAAAAATTGCATCAACACGATGGCCTGCACGTTTATAATTATTGATGATTTCCATCATTGGTTTTTTATAGCCTGCTCCTGCTGCTATCATGAGATCTTGTGCTAATAATGCACTCCATCCCAAGATAAGTATGAGAATTATTTGTTTATACATACTGCCCCTTTTTTATTTTTAACTCAATGTTGGCATAAACGCTTTGGTACTCACGCGCACGATTTGCCCACGTTTTAGATTTTGCGCCTCAAGTGAGCTGATGACAATCTCAACAATCTGCTGACCAATAGCGATAATCGCCACATAAATCACATCAACTTTTTGGATATCCAAAATCTCCCCTTCAAAAGAGAATTTTTGACTCCCGCTGGTCTTTAATAAAACATCTTTAGGAGAGCCATCATCGGTAATCTTTCCCTGATTGAGCACAATAACGCGCTTGGCAAGTCGGTAGATTTCACTCGGGTCATGACTCACCATAATCGTCGTGGTATGAAACTCCTTGTGTAACATCAAAATCTCATTTTGCAACTTTTCGCGCATCTGCACATCAAGCGCAGAGAGAGGCTCATCAAGCAAGAGCAGTTTGGGCCGATTCATGAGTGCACGACACAAACTCACGCGCTGTTTTTGCCCTCCACTTAAAAAGGCAGGAAAACGCTCTTGCAATTCACTAAGTTCGGTGATTTCAAGTAACTTTTCTGCCAATTTTTCATCATTGTTGACAAACAGTAAATTCTCCTTCACACTCATATTAGGAAAGAGTGCAAAATCTTGAAATACAAAACCAATCTCTCGCTTTTGAGGCGGTAAAAACGTCTTTTGATTTTGCCAAACATGACCACCAATATCAATGAGACTCTGCGATTTTTCCAAGCCTGCCAAAATACGCAAAAAGGTAGTCTTACCGCTACCGCTTTTACCGCTTAGCGCTACAAAATCACCCTCTTGAATCTGAAGATTGACCAAAAGCTCCATCGCACCACTGCTTCCAAAAAGTTCCTTTTTGATCTCTAAATGTATCATTTTAAAGCCTATTAAATTTTGTATTTTGTTTGCCATTGAAGATATAAACTCCAAGCAAGACCAAAAAGCTAATCGTTATCATGATGGCACTGTAAACATGAGCAGATTTATAATCCATAATCTCCACCATCTCGTAAATAGCGACAGAGGCGACTTTTGTCTCATTGGGGATGGAACCTCCCACCATCAAAACCACACCAAACTCACCCACGGTATGCGCAAAGGTCACAATCAAGGCAGTCAAGAGTGAGGGTTTGATATTGGGCAATGCGACGCGCAAAAGGGTTACCAACTTATTTTTACCACTGATATAAGAGGCTTCAAGCATATTTTTATTGATACTCTCAAATCCACTCTGTAGTGGTTGTACCATAAATGGCAGAGAATAGATACAACTAGCAATCACCAATCCGGTAAAATTAAAAACCAATTTTATACCAAAATACTCATCAAAAAATGCACCAATTGGCGAGTTTTGTGAGAGGGCATACAAGATATAAAATCCCAACACCGAAGGCGGCAACACAATCGGAAGTGCCGTGATGGCTTCTAATACTGGTTTTATTTTTGATTTACTTTGTGAGAGATACCAAGAGAGTGGCAAACTCACAAGAAACAGTATCAAGGTCACTACACTTGCGAGTTTAAAGGAGAGAATAAAGGGATCAAAATCGATGGTTTTAA
This genomic window from Sulfurospirillum sp. 1612 contains:
- a CDS encoding SH3 domain-containing protein, with product MKSLIAIVCILLIFSGCVTKQPILLYNHDIGQLAQAVRPQHITTEYFKTHFYKPWHVQAIAQPRQKAAWANEHFNQKEKYYGENLRPLSTKEIHTIINTTHFDAYNQEGQSAITIKNEQMRELPTHKPFFTSPKKAGEGYPFDYLQNSRIHINTPLFISHYSTDGAWAFVKSPFSLGWIPTSSIVLLNAKQQKDFEHAPKIIITKDNTPLYTKNQRYVRSVKLGAIFPYQGEDTLFYYSYVFINTWQDYGKKIAVRILKDDANFFPIPFNHETALQIAQSLIGEKYGWGGYLGNRDCSAMTKDFFAPFGIWLPRNSAAQKHAGKYLSLEGLSPKEKEERIIKEGIPFQSLIYLRGHIMLYVGTINHVAMVLHNIWGLKTNINGKEGRDIIGKTVISSLYLGKNHDNINQKTLLIERVEGMVIHPFIQP
- the modB gene encoding molybdate ABC transporter permease subunit, which translates into the protein MILSSQVWHPLFLSAKTVGVSAILFVCIGVPLAYILSNRNLKFRWLLDMIVTLPLIFPPIAIGFLLLLLLGREGWLGHVLASFDIHFIFSFPALVVAGFVSGLPLMVKPLQSAIEQFPKEIKEAAYICGKSALLTLILIILPTIKKSFFAALLIACARALGEVGITLMLGGNIIGKTDTISLAIYNAVFDGEYHLALILSMVLIGISLVFFISLNWLQKHSKALI
- the modA gene encoding molybdate ABC transporter substrate-binding protein yields the protein MYKQIILILILGWSALLAQDLMIAAGAGYKKPMMEIINNYKRAGHRVDAIFGNMGQISNQARESDIALLIGDKKFLEKKSRLKFQEYLLVGVGKVVLAYSKQVTLKNPYHLANSHIKKIAMPQPKKAIYGIAGQEFLDHTQQYKSIKEKLFVVATVPQVMSYVARSEVDVGIVNLTAALAFQHKIGGYIIVNQKDYTKIEIVAGVLKGRKSKACRDFLSYLQTPESKAVFRKYGL
- a CDS encoding ABC transporter ATP-binding protein — encoded protein: MIHLEIKKELFGSSGAMELLVNLQIQEGDFVALSGKSGSGKTTFLRILAGLEKSQSLIDIGGHVWQNQKTFLPPQKREIGFVFQDFALFPNMSVKENLLFVNNDEKLAEKLLEITELSELQERFPAFLSGGQKQRVSLCRALMNRPKLLLLDEPLSALDVQMREKLQNEILMLHKEFHTTTIMVSHDPSEIYRLAKRVIVLNQGKITDDGSPKDVLLKTSGSQKFSFEGEILDIQKVDVIYVAIIAIGQQIVEIVISSLEAQNLKRGQIVRVSTKAFMPTLS
- the modB gene encoding molybdate ABC transporter permease subunit, translated to MFELFKTIDFDPFILSFKLASVVTLILFLVSLPLSWYLSQSKSKIKPVLEAITALPIVLPPSVLGFYILYALSQNSPIGAFFDEYFGIKLVFNFTGLVIASCIYSLPFMVQPLQSGFESINKNMLEASYISGKNKLVTLLRVALPNIKPSLLTALIVTFAHTVGEFGVVLMVGGSIPNETKVASVAIYEMVEIMDYKSAHVYSAIMITISFLVLLGVYIFNGKQNTKFNRL